The following proteins are encoded in a genomic region of Tenebrio molitor chromosome 7, icTenMoli1.1, whole genome shotgun sequence:
- the LOC138135918 gene encoding sorbitol dehydrogenase-like, translating into MATKDNLTAVLYGIEDMRLEQRPIPVPKDHQVLLKMESVGICGSDVHYLVSGRIGPFIVEKPMIIGHEASGTVLQVGKDVKSLKPGDRVAIEPGVGCRVCSFCKEGDYHLCAEMIFCATPPVDGNLSRYYVHDADFCYKLPDNVSLDEGALMEPLSVGVHACKRANVRFGDVVLILGAGPIGLVTLLSAKAMGATKTIITDVVEGRLKKAKEIGADYTLKIEKNMSEEQIVKTIKELLGEDPNISLDCTGVEQCVRVALQATKTGGVVTLVGLGKFEMNLPLTSALIREVDIRGVFRYNNDYPTAIEMVKTGKANVKTLITHHYKIEDTVKAFHTAKTGEGNPIKILIHASADWKP; encoded by the exons atggCAACAAAAGACAATTTAACAGCGGTTTTGTACGGCATCGAGGACATGCGATTG GAGCAAAGACCAATTCCAGTACCGAAAGATCATC AGGTCCTCCTCAAAATGGAGTCGGTGGGGATATGCGGCTCAGATGTCCACTATTTGGTCAGTGGAAGAATCGGGCCCTTCATCGTCGAAAAACCCATGATAATTG GTCACGAGGCCTCTGGGACCGTTCTCCAAGTCGGTAAAGACGTGAAATCTTTAAAACCTG GTGACCGCGTTGCCATCGAGCCGGGTGTGGGATGTCGCGTTTGTTCTTTCTGCAAAGAAGGCGACTACCATCTTTGTGCCGAGATGATCTTCTGTGCAACTCCCCCCGTTGATGGAAATTTGTCGAGATACTACGTTCACGATGCTGACTTTTGCTACAA ACTTCCCGACAACGTGAGCCTCGACGAGGGGGCTTTGATGGAGCCCCTCTCCGTAGGTGTTCACGCCTGTAAACGTGCCAACGTACGTTTCGGAGATGTGGTACTAATTTTGGGAGCTGGCCCCATCGGTCTCGTGACTCTACTTTCAGCTAAAGCGATGGGAGCCACCAAAACTATAATCACAG ATGTTGTCGAGGGCAGACTGAAAAAAGCCAAAGAAATCGGCGCAGACTATACTTTGAAAATCGAGAAGAACATGTCGGAAGAACAGATTGTTAAGACAATTAAAGAGCTCTTGGGGGAAGACCCGAATATCAGTTTGGATTGCACTGGTGTGGAGCAGTGCGTCCGAGTTGCCCTGCag GCTACAAAAACTGGAGGAGTGGTCACACTAGTCGGGTTGGGTAAATTTGAGATGAATCTGCCCTTGACCAGTGCCCTTATCCGGGAAGTAGACATAAGAGGCGTGTTTCGGTACAATAACGA ctaTCCAACTGCCATCGAAATGGTTAAAACCGGGAAAGCAAATGTGAAAACGTTGATAACACACCACTACAAAATCGAGGATACTGTGAAAGCTTTCCATACTGCCAAAACGGGAGAGGGGAATCCGATTAAGATCTTGATTCACGCCAGTGCTGACTGGAAaccatga